Proteins encoded together in one Amblyomma americanum isolate KBUSLIRL-KWMA chromosome 1, ASM5285725v1, whole genome shotgun sequence window:
- the LOC144114993 gene encoding uncharacterized protein LOC144114993, translating into MDCSQSLSETSASVRRAGEPAAVSGEPVSKGYVQSRSSQSLLLFQEDADGASPTGSTLNQACSHASGFIMVQSDHTYAGPSTEASASSLEPGTAGVAATLSASADLSPGAPFSSSPLSYEGSFTSPINERRPLQKVRAQLRQLLVSKSGEIGASAAGAVAGPPHGAAISPRSLAARVPRVTTNFPLALARVFITTDKFLVRISATLLVNGRVDEECEKKSV; encoded by the exons atggactgttcacaatctctgagcgaaacttcggcatcagtgcgccgggctggagaaccag ctgctgtctccggtgaacctgtttccaaggggtacgtccagagtcggtcgtcccagtcgctgctactcttccaagaag atgcagatggtgccagccctactggttctacgctgaaccaagcttgttcccacgccagtggcttcataatggttcagt ctgaccacacatatgcaggaccaagcactgaagcaagcgcttcatctctggaacctggcacggcaggggtggccgcaacactgtcagcgagtgctgatctgtcaccaggagctccgttcagcagttcgcctctttcttatgaag GatctttcaccagccccatcaatgaaaggcggccactgcagaaaGTTCGAGCCCAGCTCAGGCAGCTGC tcgtgagcaaaagtggagagatcGGCGCTTCGGCGGCGGGAGCAGTTGCGGGGCCGCCCCACGGCGCTGCTATCTCGCCGCGCTcgctcgctgcgagagtgccTCGAGTGACGACAAACTTCCCCCTCGCTCTCGCGCGGGTGTTTATCACGACTGATAAATTCCTAGTGCGGATTTCGGCTACTCTGCTGGTGAACGGTCGCGTCGACGAGGAGTGTGAAAAGAAAAGTGTGTAG